The following are encoded together in the Pygocentrus nattereri isolate fPygNat1 chromosome 3, fPygNat1.pri, whole genome shotgun sequence genome:
- the abhd5a gene encoding 1-acylglycerol-3-phosphate O-acyltransferase ABHD5 isoform X2, with translation MAERAVCSDPGSWWITSWLPSWCPSSQCKLKEVEERMLQPLKSKFSKQFVHISNDNKLWTLVFHGGVEGKTPLVLLHGFGGGVGLWAQNLDALSQQRPVYAFDLLGFGQSSRPHFSTDAQEAELQFVESIEEWREKLGLEIMIMLGHNLGGYLAAAYSLKYPSRVKHLILVEPWGFPERPQPGDQDRPIPVWIKALGAMLSPFNPLAGLRLAGPLGPLLVQTLRPDFKKKFDTVFNDNTVTEYIYHLNVQSPSGETAFKNMTIPYGWAKRPMLQRTGLIHSDIPITVIYGSRSSIDGHSGNSIKEMRPNSHVEIIAIRGAGHYVYADQPEDFNHRVLHVCETVS, from the exons GTCATGGTGGATCACCAGCTGGCTGCCATCTTGGTGCCCCTCATCTCAGTGCAAACTGAAGGAGGTAGAGGAGAGAATGCTTCAGC CCCTCAAAAGTAAGTTTTCCAAGCAATTTGTCCACATCTCCAATGACAACAAGCTGTGGACGCTTGTGTTCCATGGCGGCGTGGAGGGTAAGACGCCTCTGGTGCTGCTGCATGGCTTTGGTGGAGGAGTGGGTCTCTGGGCCCAGAATCTAGATGCTCTGTCCCAGCAGAGGCCAGTATATGCCTTCGACCTGCTGGGCTTTGGGCAGAGCAGCAGGCCTCATTTCAGCACAGACGCCCAGGAAGCTGAGCTGCAGTTTGTGGAGTCCATAGAGGAGTGGAGGGAAAAACTTGGCTTGGAGATCATGATCATGCTGGGCCACAACTTGGGAGGATACCTGGCAGCAGCCTATTCACTTAAATACCCTTCCAG AGTAAAACATCTGATCCTGGTGGAGCCGTGGGGTTTTCCGGAGCGACCTCAGCCAGGGGACCAGGATAGACCGATTCCTGTGTGGATCAAAGCCCTTGGGGCCATGCTGAGCCCCTTCAACCCTCTGGCTGGGCTTCGACTGGCAGGACCACTTG GCCCTCTTCTGGTGCAGACTCTGAGACCAGactttaagaagaaatttgaTACTGTGTTTAATGACAACACAGTCACAGAGTACATCTACCACCTTAATGTCCAAAGCCCAAG tgGTGAAACAGCCTTCAAAAACATGACCATTCCATATGGCTGGGCCAAACGGCCTATGTTGCAGCGCACTGGCCTGATTCACAGTGACATCCCCATTACCGTGATCTATGGGTCGCGCTCCAGCATAGACGGCCACTCTGGCAATTCAATCAAAGAAATGAGGCCAAACTCCCATGTGGAGATCATA GCCATAAGAGGAGCAGGACACTATGTTTATGCTGACCAGCCAGAGGACTTCAACCACAGGGTGCTGCATGTCTGTGAAACAGTGAGTTGA
- the abhd5a gene encoding 1-acylglycerol-3-phosphate O-acyltransferase ABHD5 isoform X3, which translates to MRSWWITSWLPSWCPSSQCKLKEVEERMLQPLKSKFSKQFVHISNDNKLWTLVFHGGVEGKTPLVLLHGFGGGVGLWAQNLDALSQQRPVYAFDLLGFGQSSRPHFSTDAQEAELQFVESIEEWREKLGLEIMIMLGHNLGGYLAAAYSLKYPSRVKHLILVEPWGFPERPQPGDQDRPIPVWIKALGAMLSPFNPLAGLRLAGPLGPLLVQTLRPDFKKKFDTVFNDNTVTEYIYHLNVQSPSGETAFKNMTIPYGWAKRPMLQRTGLIHSDIPITVIYGSRSSIDGHSGNSIKEMRPNSHVEIIAIRGAGHYVYADQPEDFNHRVLHVCETVS; encoded by the exons GTCATGGTGGATCACCAGCTGGCTGCCATCTTGGTGCCCCTCATCTCAGTGCAAACTGAAGGAGGTAGAGGAGAGAATGCTTCAGC CCCTCAAAAGTAAGTTTTCCAAGCAATTTGTCCACATCTCCAATGACAACAAGCTGTGGACGCTTGTGTTCCATGGCGGCGTGGAGGGTAAGACGCCTCTGGTGCTGCTGCATGGCTTTGGTGGAGGAGTGGGTCTCTGGGCCCAGAATCTAGATGCTCTGTCCCAGCAGAGGCCAGTATATGCCTTCGACCTGCTGGGCTTTGGGCAGAGCAGCAGGCCTCATTTCAGCACAGACGCCCAGGAAGCTGAGCTGCAGTTTGTGGAGTCCATAGAGGAGTGGAGGGAAAAACTTGGCTTGGAGATCATGATCATGCTGGGCCACAACTTGGGAGGATACCTGGCAGCAGCCTATTCACTTAAATACCCTTCCAG AGTAAAACATCTGATCCTGGTGGAGCCGTGGGGTTTTCCGGAGCGACCTCAGCCAGGGGACCAGGATAGACCGATTCCTGTGTGGATCAAAGCCCTTGGGGCCATGCTGAGCCCCTTCAACCCTCTGGCTGGGCTTCGACTGGCAGGACCACTTG GCCCTCTTCTGGTGCAGACTCTGAGACCAGactttaagaagaaatttgaTACTGTGTTTAATGACAACACAGTCACAGAGTACATCTACCACCTTAATGTCCAAAGCCCAAG tgGTGAAACAGCCTTCAAAAACATGACCATTCCATATGGCTGGGCCAAACGGCCTATGTTGCAGCGCACTGGCCTGATTCACAGTGACATCCCCATTACCGTGATCTATGGGTCGCGCTCCAGCATAGACGGCCACTCTGGCAATTCAATCAAAGAAATGAGGCCAAACTCCCATGTGGAGATCATA GCCATAAGAGGAGCAGGACACTATGTTTATGCTGACCAGCCAGAGGACTTCAACCACAGGGTGCTGCATGTCTGTGAAACAGTGAGTTGA